A region from the Paenibacillus humicola genome encodes:
- the purS gene encoding phosphoribosylformylglycinamidine synthase subunit PurS yields the protein MKAKVYVTIKQNVLDPQGSAVQGALHSMGFGEVGRVRIGKYLELELETSDRAEAETRLKTMCEKLLANTVVEDYRFELEG from the coding sequence ATGAAAGCGAAGGTTTACGTGACGATCAAACAAAACGTGCTCGATCCGCAAGGCAGCGCCGTCCAGGGCGCGCTGCATTCGATGGGCTTCGGCGAAGTCGGCAGGGTGCGCATCGGCAAATATCTCGAGCTGGAGCTCGAAACCAGCGATCGCGCGGAAGCCGAAACGCGCCTGAAGACGATGTGCGAGAAGCTGCTGGCCAACACGGTCGTCGAAGATTACCGATTCGAATTGGAGGGCTGA
- the purQ gene encoding phosphoribosylformylglycinamidine synthase subunit PurQ codes for MKFAVLVFPGSNCDIDCYKAVEDTIGQEVDYVWHTATDLSAYDAILVPGGFSYGDYLRCGAIARFAPVMSEVVKAAEQGKFILGICNGFQILTEAGLLPGALLRNSGMQFRCHSALLEVVNNATPFTNQFAKGEIVDIPIAHGEGNYYCDEETLAKLEANGQVVFRYKAGANPNGSVNGIAGICSERGNVVGMMPHPERAIDQLLGSEDGKRMFTSILNAWRERHGAAVNG; via the coding sequence ATGAAGTTCGCGGTACTCGTTTTCCCCGGCTCCAACTGCGATATCGACTGCTACAAGGCGGTGGAAGACACGATCGGCCAGGAGGTCGACTACGTCTGGCATACGGCAACCGATCTCTCGGCCTACGACGCGATTCTCGTGCCGGGCGGTTTCTCCTACGGCGATTATTTGCGCTGCGGCGCAATCGCCCGTTTCGCCCCGGTCATGAGCGAGGTGGTCAAAGCGGCCGAGCAGGGCAAATTTATTCTCGGCATTTGCAACGGCTTCCAGATTCTTACTGAGGCGGGGCTGCTGCCGGGGGCGCTGCTGCGCAACAGCGGCATGCAGTTCCGCTGCCACAGCGCGCTGCTTGAGGTGGTCAACAACGCGACGCCGTTCACGAACCAATTCGCGAAGGGCGAAATCGTCGATATCCCGATCGCGCACGGCGAAGGCAATTACTACTGCGACGAGGAAACGCTGGCGAAGCTCGAGGCGAACGGGCAGGTCGTGTTCCGTTACAAAGCGGGGGCAAACCCGAACGGATCCGTGAACGGTATCGCGGGAATTTGCAGCGAGCGCGGCAACGTCGTCGGCATGATGCCGCACCCGGAGCGCGCGATCGATCAGCTGCTCGGCTCGGAGGACGGCAAACGGATGTTTACTTCGATTTTGAACGCATGGAGGGAACGGCATGGCGCAGCAGTTAACGGCTAA